A genomic window from Populus nigra chromosome 7, ddPopNigr1.1, whole genome shotgun sequence includes:
- the LOC133699672 gene encoding T-complex protein 1 subunit gamma: MHAPVLVLRDSLKRESGTKVHHANIQAAKAVADIIRTTLGPRSMLKMLLDASGGIVVTNDGNAILRELDLAHPAAKSMIELSRTQDEEVGDGTTSVIVLGGEMLHVAEAFIEKSYHPTVICRAYSKALEDAIAVLDKIAVSIDVNDRLAMLGLVKSCIGTKFTSQFGDLIADLAIDATSTVGVDLGQGLREVDIKKYIKVEKVPGSQLEDSKVLKGVMFNKDVVAPGKMKRKILNPRIILLDCPVEYKKGENQTNAELVREEDWEVLLKMEEEYIENMCVQILKFKPDLVITEKGLSDLACHYLSKAGVSAIRRLRKTDNNRIAKACGATIVNRPDELQESDVGTGAGLFEVKKIGDEFFAFIVDCKDPKACTVLLRGASKDLLNEVERNLQDAMSVARNILKNPKLLPGGGATELTVSAALKQKSSSIEGIEKWPYEAAAIAFEAIPRTLAQNCGVNVIRTMTALQGKHANGENAWIGIDGNTGEITDMKERKIWDAYNVKAQTFKTAIESACMLLRIDDIVSGIKKKQAPGAQGPSKPKIETEADADSEQILPD, from the exons ATGCACGCTCCAGTTCTCGTTCTCA GGGATTCGTTGAAACGAGAATCAGGAACGAAGGTACATCATGCCAACATACAGGCTGCAAAGGCAGTTGCCGATATCATCAGGACCACCTTAGGTCCGCGGTCCATGTTGAAGATGCTTCTCGATGCCAGCGGTGGTATTGTTGTTACCAACGACGGCAATGCAATCCTCCGTGAGTTAGATCTGGCTCATCCTGCTGCCAAATCCATGATTGAATTGAGTCGCACTCAAGACGAAGAAGTCGGTGACGGAACGACCTCTGTCATTGTTCTCG GGGGAGAGATGCTTCATGTTGCGGAAGCTTTCATCGAAAAGAGCTATCATCCTACTGTCATTTGCCGAG CCTACAGTAAAGCTCTGGAGGATGCTATTGCCGTGCTTGACAAAATTGCTGTGTCCATTGATGTCAACGATC GTCTGGCAATGTTGGGGCTGGTCAAGAGTTGCATAGGCACAAAGTTCACTAGTCAATTTGGGGACTTAATTGCT GATCTAGCAATTGATGCCACCTCAACAGTTGGTGTTGACCTTGGCCAAGGGTTGCGGGAAGTTGACATTAAGAAATACATTAAGGTTGAGAAGGTGCCTGGCAGCCAGTTGGAAGATTCGAAGGTTCTTAAAGGGGTTATGTTTAACAAAGATGTGGTTGCCCcaggaaaaatgaaaagaaaaattctcaACCCACGCATTATTCTGCTTGATTGCCCCGTTGAATATAAGAAAGGAGAGAACCAGACAAATGCCGAGCTGGTTAGAGAAGAAGACTGGGAAGTCCTGTTGAAAATGGAAGAGGAATACATAGAGAATATGTGTGTGCAGATACTTAAGTTCAAACCGGATTTGGTAATCACAGAGAAAGGTCTCAGTGATTTAGCATGCCACTATCTGAGCAAAGCTGGTGTTAGTGCAATCAGGAGGCTGAGGAAGACTGATAATAACAGAATTGCCAAGGCATGTGGGGCCACCATTGTTAACAGGCCAGATGAGTTGCAAGAGTCTGATGTTGGTACTGGGGCTGGCTTATTTGAGGTTAAGAAAATTGGGGATGAATTCTTTGCTTTCATTGTTGATTGCAAAGATCCAAAGGCTTGTACTGTTCTCTTGAGAGGTGCCAGCAAGGATCTTCTGAATGAAGTGGAAAGAAACTTGCAG GATGCCATGTCTGTAGCAAGAAATATactcaagaatccaaaactccTTCCTGGTGGGGGTGCTACAGAATTAACTGTATCTGCTGCTCTGAAGCAAAAAAGTTCATCCATCGAAGGCATAGAAAAG TGGCCTTATGAAGCTGCTGCTATAGCTTTCGAGGCTATACCAAGGACATTGGCTCAGAATTGTGGTGTTAATGTGATCCGAACCATGACTGCTCTGCAAGGAAAG CATGCGAATGGTGAGAACGCATGGATTGGCATAGATGGGAACACTGGTGAAATTACTGATATGAAAGAGAGGAAG ATATGGGATGCATACAATGTCAAAGCACAAACCTTCAAAACAGCAATCGAGTCTGCTTGCATGCTTCTGAGAAT